A window of the Penaeus monodon isolate SGIC_2016 chromosome 38, NSTDA_Pmon_1, whole genome shotgun sequence genome harbors these coding sequences:
- the LOC119596513 gene encoding pro-resilin-like, whose amino-acid sequence MNAKVLLLVCFAAVVAADSFESAESGEYNFNWAVKHDDSGNDFGHQEARNGDDTQGSYYVQLPDGRLQTVRYVVDGDNGYVAEVSYEGEARYPDSNESK is encoded by the exons ATGAACGCTAAg GTCCTGCTCCTGGTTTGTTTTGCAGCCGTTGTTGCTGCGGACAGTTTT gAATCCGCCGAATCAGGTGAATACAACTTCAACTGGGCCGTCAAACACGACGAttccggcaacgacttcggccaCCAGGAAGCCCGCAATGGAGACGACacccagggatcctactacgtgcagctccccgacggccgcctgcagaccgtCAGGTACGTCGTGGACGGCGACAacggctacgtggctgaggtgagctacgagggcgaggctcgatACCCCGACTCCAATGAATCAAAGTGA
- the LOC119596512 gene encoding pro-resilin-like translates to MNAKVLLLVCLAAVVAADSFESAESGEYNFNWAVKHDDSGNDFGHQEARNGDNTQGSYYVQLPDGRLQTVRYVVDGDNGYVAEVNYEGEARYPDSNESK, encoded by the exons ATGAACGCTAAG gTCCTGCTCCTGGTGTGTCTTGCAGCCGTTGTTGCTGCGGACAGTTTT GAATCTGCTGAATCAGGTGAATACAACTTCAACTGGGCCGTCAAACACGAcgactccggcaacgacttcggccaCCAGGAAGCCCGCAATGGAGACAACACCCAGGggtcctactacgtgcagctccccgacggccgcctgcagaccgtCAGGTACGTCGTGGACGGCGACAacggctacgtggctgaggtgaactacgagggcgaggctcgatACCCCGACTCCAATGAATCAAAGTGA